A region from the Eptesicus fuscus isolate TK198812 chromosome 1, DD_ASM_mEF_20220401, whole genome shotgun sequence genome encodes:
- the CBLL2 gene encoding LOW QUALITY PROTEIN: E3 ubiquitin-protein ligase CBLL2 (The sequence of the model RefSeq protein was modified relative to this genomic sequence to represent the inferred CDS: inserted 1 base in 1 codon; deleted 1 base in 1 codon; substituted 2 bases at 2 genomic stop codons): MIECMLTYKKLVEEKRPWEILSRRFDAESSGSLCGLDVXRTPLKFIFKQVNKGRFMCQTLRTMNRRPAGEEFAYNKERSDCNGGELLRKQKNFPECLWEDFKVNIIGERDDSPVNFCDKFDFPIKICGHMIPCKHAFGYDCANLCKTNKETNKLNPPKDGDVSRPQCSCAVNXRSMHSSIFTCSTVQGCKRTVFSPRDLXAHINHCHKKTEKLVTCAPLEKVHPCISSPTADTPVMLLVKDHVTHIPPEQYTMLSAPPR, from the exons ATGCTGAGAGTTCTGGATCCTTGTGTGGCCTTGATGTTTGAAGGACTCCTTTAAAGTTCATTTTCAAGCAGGTGAACAAAGGCAGATTTATGTGCCAAACTCTAAGGACTATGAATAGGAGGCCTGCTGGTGAAGAATTTGCATATAACAAAGAAAGGTCTGACTGTAATGGAGGTGAACTgttgagaaaacagaaaaattttcCTGAATGCCTTTGGGAAGACTTTAAGGTAAACATCATAGGTGAAAGGGATGATTCACCAGTTAATTTCTGTGACAAATTTGATTTTCCTATTAAAATCTGTGGGCACATGATTCCATGCAAGCATGCTTTTGGCTATGACTGTGCTAACttatgcaaaacaaacaaagaaacaaacaaactaaatcCCCCCAAAGATGGAGATGTGTCCAGGCCGCAGTGTTCCTGTGCTGTGA TGAGGAGCATGCACAGTTCTATCTTCACTTGTAGCACTGTCCAAGGATGCAAGAGAACA GTTTTTTCTCCAAGAGACTTATAAGCTCATATCAACCACTGCCATAAGAAAACCGAAAAACTTGTTACTTGTGCTCCGCTGGAAAAAGTTCATCCTTGTATTTCCTCACCAACAGCTGATACCCCTGTAATGCTGCTGGTCAAGGACCACGTGACCCACATTCCACCAGAGCAGTACACCATGCTGTCCGCACCTCctag ATGA